From Micromonospora rhizosphaerae, the proteins below share one genomic window:
- a CDS encoding efflux RND transporter permease subunit, with translation MMRWIIGTSLKLRFLVVVGASMLMFFGVLQIRDMPVDAFPEFAPPRVEIQTICIGLSAQDVEELVSVPLEQGLTGIEGLDVMRSKSVSQLSSILLIFKPGTDLMAARLLIQERLTAITPRLPRWANSPFMIQPLSSTSRVMKIGISQADKSDAAHVDMALQAYWTVRPRLMRVPGVANVAIWGDRWHVKQALVDPELMKKHNVTLAQVMEAAGDAVDVGQLKFNGGFEIGTGGWVDTPNHRLQVQHQLPALTGQQLAEIPIEVPKGAKPVYLKDVAYITDDIMPPSLLTGDAVINDGPGLMLIVEKLPWGNTLEVTRGVEAALKEMAPGMQGLDVDTEIFRPATFIETSVENLGRAMVIGFILVVLILVLFLFEWRVALISAISIPLSLVAAGLVLHWTGATINTMILAGLVIALGVLVDDAIIDVENIVRRIRQHRRAGSPKSSAAIILDASVEVRGPIVQATMIILVSTVPIFLLTGLTGSFFRPMAFAYGLAILASLLVALTVIPALALMLLARSPIERRESPVVRWLQRGYTAALARIIPRPAVAYGTVVLVLAAGVMVVPMLGQNLFPAFKERDFLMHWVTQPGTSREESVRITEQVSRELRAIPGVRNFGAHIGQGTLADEVVGMNFTENWISIDPKVDYDKTHDAVQKVVDGYPGLQRDVQTYLKERTKEVLTGSSDAIIVRIVGDDLDVLRNKANEVKDLIAGIDGIIDEHVTLQTPVPQVDVQVDLAKAARYGIKPGDVRRTAATFIASEEAGDIWRNGKNTEVHVWSVPSARYSIESVRNLLMDAADGSKVPVGELAEVKMVPTPNQILRENGSRYINVGANVAAGKALGDVAAEVQRRLATVDFPPGYHPQLLGEYKEATSAQDRLRLFAGVAVIGILFLLTTAFNSWRLSFLVLLTLPMALVGGILAAYVGGGILSLGSLVGFFTVLGIAARNGILMINHFQYLEREEGESFGRNLVIRGAKERLSPILMTSLATGLALVPLAIEGSLPGHEIEHPMAVVILGGLVTSTLLNLFVLPSLYLGFGRHRDSSTPRRLPLPTRVWPAARRTGSSHA, from the coding sequence ATGATGCGTTGGATCATTGGAACGAGTCTGAAGCTCCGGTTCCTCGTGGTTGTCGGGGCCTCGATGTTGATGTTCTTCGGCGTCCTGCAGATTCGCGACATGCCCGTCGACGCGTTCCCCGAGTTCGCGCCGCCCCGGGTGGAGATACAGACGATCTGCATCGGACTGTCCGCGCAGGACGTCGAGGAGCTTGTCTCCGTCCCGCTGGAGCAGGGCCTCACCGGAATCGAGGGCCTGGACGTCATGCGCTCCAAGTCGGTCTCCCAGCTCTCGTCGATTCTCCTGATCTTCAAGCCCGGGACCGACCTGATGGCGGCCCGCCTGCTGATCCAGGAGCGCCTGACCGCCATCACTCCCAGACTGCCGCGCTGGGCCAACTCCCCCTTCATGATCCAACCGCTGTCGTCGACCAGCCGGGTCATGAAGATCGGAATATCCCAGGCGGACAAGTCCGACGCGGCCCACGTCGACATGGCGCTGCAGGCGTACTGGACGGTCCGGCCCCGCCTGATGCGCGTACCCGGGGTGGCGAACGTGGCCATCTGGGGCGATCGGTGGCACGTCAAGCAGGCCCTCGTCGATCCCGAGCTCATGAAGAAGCACAACGTCACGCTGGCCCAGGTCATGGAGGCCGCTGGCGACGCGGTGGACGTGGGTCAGCTGAAGTTCAACGGCGGGTTCGAGATCGGCACCGGCGGATGGGTCGACACCCCCAACCATCGGCTCCAGGTGCAGCACCAGTTGCCCGCCCTGACCGGACAGCAACTGGCCGAGATCCCCATCGAGGTGCCGAAGGGCGCCAAGCCGGTCTACCTGAAGGACGTCGCCTACATCACGGATGACATCATGCCGCCGTCCCTGCTCACGGGGGACGCGGTCATCAACGACGGCCCCGGCCTCATGCTCATCGTCGAGAAGCTGCCCTGGGGCAACACTCTCGAGGTGACCCGCGGGGTCGAGGCCGCGCTGAAGGAGATGGCGCCCGGCATGCAGGGCCTCGACGTGGATACCGAGATCTTCCGGCCGGCGACCTTCATCGAGACCTCGGTCGAGAACCTCGGTCGGGCGATGGTCATCGGATTCATCCTGGTGGTCCTGATCCTGGTGCTCTTCCTGTTCGAGTGGCGGGTCGCGCTGATCAGCGCCATTTCGATCCCGCTCTCCCTCGTCGCGGCGGGACTCGTCCTGCACTGGACCGGGGCCACCATAAATACCATGATCCTGGCAGGGCTCGTGATCGCCCTCGGCGTGCTCGTCGACGACGCCATCATCGACGTCGAGAACATCGTGCGCCGCATCCGCCAACACCGACGAGCGGGCAGCCCGAAGTCGTCCGCCGCCATCATCCTCGACGCGTCGGTGGAGGTTCGTGGTCCCATCGTCCAGGCCACGATGATCATCCTGGTCAGCACGGTCCCGATCTTCCTGCTCACCGGGCTCACCGGCTCGTTCTTCCGGCCCATGGCGTTCGCCTACGGGCTGGCCATCCTGGCCTCGCTGCTGGTGGCCCTGACGGTCATCCCGGCCCTCGCCCTGATGCTGCTGGCCCGGTCACCGATCGAGCGGCGGGAATCGCCCGTGGTGCGCTGGCTCCAGCGTGGCTACACCGCCGCGCTGGCCCGCATCATTCCGCGTCCCGCCGTCGCCTACGGGACCGTCGTGCTGGTGCTGGCGGCCGGCGTCATGGTGGTACCGATGCTGGGGCAGAACCTGTTCCCCGCATTCAAGGAGCGGGACTTCCTCATGCACTGGGTGACCCAGCCCGGCACCTCGCGTGAAGAGAGTGTCCGCATCACGGAACAGGTCAGCAGGGAGCTCAGGGCGATCCCAGGGGTCCGGAACTTCGGCGCCCACATCGGGCAGGGCACGTTGGCCGACGAGGTCGTCGGCATGAACTTCACCGAGAACTGGATCAGCATCGACCCGAAGGTCGACTACGACAAGACCCATGACGCCGTACAGAAGGTGGTCGACGGCTACCCCGGCCTGCAGCGCGATGTGCAGACCTACCTGAAGGAGCGCACGAAGGAGGTGCTCACCGGCTCCAGCGATGCCATCATCGTCCGCATCGTCGGCGACGACCTCGACGTGCTTCGCAACAAGGCCAACGAGGTCAAGGACCTCATCGCCGGGATCGACGGCATCATCGACGAACACGTGACGCTGCAGACCCCGGTTCCTCAGGTGGATGTCCAGGTCGACCTGGCCAAGGCGGCACGGTACGGGATCAAGCCCGGCGACGTACGCCGAACGGCGGCCACGTTCATCGCCAGCGAGGAGGCGGGCGACATCTGGCGAAACGGCAAGAACACCGAGGTGCACGTGTGGAGCGTGCCGAGCGCCCGGTACAGCATCGAGAGCGTCCGTAACCTCCTGATGGACGCGGCGGACGGGAGCAAGGTCCCCGTGGGTGAACTCGCCGAGGTCAAGATGGTGCCCACACCCAACCAGATCCTGCGGGAGAACGGGTCGCGGTACATCAACGTGGGTGCCAACGTGGCCGCGGGGAAGGCCCTGGGTGACGTCGCGGCCGAGGTTCAGCGCCGACTGGCGACGGTGGACTTCCCGCCCGGCTACCACCCTCAACTGCTCGGTGAGTACAAGGAGGCGACGTCCGCGCAGGACCGGCTGCGGCTCTTCGCCGGCGTCGCGGTGATCGGGATCCTCTTCCTGCTGACCACCGCCTTCAACAGCTGGCGGCTGTCGTTCCTCGTCCTCCTCACGCTGCCCATGGCTCTGGTTGGCGGGATCCTCGCGGCATACGTCGGTGGCGGCATTCTTTCGCTCGGCTCGCTCGTGGGATTCTTCACCGTGCTCGGCATCGCCGCCCGCAACGGCATTCTCATGATCAACCATTTCCAGTATCTCGAGCGGGAGGAAGGGGAAAGCTTCGGCCGAAATCTCGTCATCCGTGGCGCGAAGGAGCGACTCTCACCGATCCTCATGACCTCGTTGGCGACCGGGCTCGCCCTCGTTCCCCTGGCCATCGAGGGCAGCCTGCCCGGTCACGAGATAGAACACCCGATGGCGGTGGTGATTCTGGGTGGCCTGGTCACCTCGACGCTGCTGAACCTGTTCGTCCTCCCGTCCCTCTATCTGGGCTTCGGCCGACACCGGGATTCGTCCACGCCCCGCCGACTTCCGCTTCCCACGCGGGTGTGGCCGGCGGCCCGGCGGACCGGAAGCTCCCATGCCTGA
- a CDS encoding AfsR/SARP family transcriptional regulator codes for MEFRLLGAVEVWAGDQQVDLGPRQQRLVLAILALNVNQLVPLDRLVDLTWPDSPPQTARHAIHVRVSQLRTVLAMAGADRDDVKINTRGPTYVLRADPMSVDAHRFRALLTAARLETNDLERVSMLRRALDLWHGPPLADVATPRVEDLCRGLEEARLTAMEEWLDAQLRLGRHEAVLDELAEYAGQYPYRQRLLAQLMLALYRAGRAADALVAYRLARSRLVNELGLDPSPQLQKLERAILRGDPKLDLP; via the coding sequence GTGGAGTTCCGGCTCTTGGGGGCAGTGGAGGTATGGGCGGGAGATCAACAAGTCGATCTCGGGCCGCGCCAACAGCGGCTTGTGCTTGCGATCCTGGCGTTGAACGTGAATCAGCTTGTGCCGCTCGACCGCCTGGTTGACCTGACGTGGCCCGACTCGCCGCCACAGACCGCTCGTCATGCGATCCACGTGCGCGTCTCGCAGCTCCGCACCGTCCTGGCGATGGCCGGAGCGGATCGGGATGACGTGAAGATCAACACTCGTGGTCCGACGTACGTCCTGCGAGCCGACCCGATGAGTGTGGACGCGCACCGCTTCCGCGCTCTCCTCACGGCGGCTCGTCTTGAGACGAACGACCTGGAGAGGGTCTCGATGTTGCGGCGTGCGCTCGACCTGTGGCACGGACCTCCGTTGGCCGACGTGGCGACGCCGCGAGTCGAGGATCTGTGCCGGGGGCTGGAGGAAGCGCGGTTGACGGCCATGGAGGAGTGGTTGGACGCGCAGTTGCGGCTCGGCCGGCACGAGGCGGTCCTCGACGAACTCGCCGAGTACGCCGGCCAGTATCCGTACCGCCAGCGCCTGCTCGCGCAGCTCATGCTGGCCCTGTACCGCGCCGGCCGCGCCGCCGACGCGCTGGTCGCCTACCGGCTCGCGCGGAGCCGGCTCGTCAACGAACTCGGACTCGACCCATCGCCGCAGTTGCAGAAGCTGGAGAGAGCGATACTTCGCGGCGATCCCAAGCTTGACCTGCCATGA